One region of Campylobacter showae CSUNSWCD genomic DNA includes:
- the fdh3B gene encoding formate dehydrogenase FDH3 subunit beta, translating into MSEFNDNNRLKFYCDDDRCIDCNGCAVACDEAHELPLGIRRRRVITLNEGVPGEEISTSIACMHCEDAPCSLVCPVDCFYIRADGVVLHDKDICIGCGYCLYACPFGAPQFPREGVFGAKGSMDKCTMCAGGPLPTNSEAEREEYGQDRISEGKVPVCAAMCSTKALLVGESAMIEKIYGDRVKARGYGFKDLKQTPTWKLAYYAGDRLKYSF; encoded by the coding sequence ATGAGCGAATTTAACGATAACAATAGACTTAAATTTTACTGCGACGACGACAGGTGCATCGACTGTAACGGTTGCGCGGTGGCTTGCGACGAGGCTCACGAGCTGCCTCTTGGTATCCGCCGCCGCCGCGTCATCACGCTAAACGAGGGTGTGCCCGGCGAGGAAATATCGACCTCGATAGCTTGCATGCACTGCGAGGACGCTCCGTGCTCGCTGGTTTGCCCGGTCGATTGCTTTTATATCAGAGCCGACGGCGTAGTGCTACACGACAAAGATATCTGCATCGGCTGCGGATACTGCCTATACGCGTGTCCGTTCGGCGCGCCTCAGTTTCCGCGCGAGGGAGTGTTTGGCGCCAAAGGTTCGATGGATAAGTGCACGATGTGCGCAGGCGGTCCGCTACCGACAAATAGCGAAGCCGAGCGCGAAGAGTACGGCCAGGATAGAATTTCCGAAGGCAAAGTGCCGGTTTGTGCCGCAATGTGCTCGACAAAGGCGCTGCTAGTAGGAGAATCCGCAATGATAGAAAAAATCTACGGCGATAGGGTCAAGGCTCGCGGCTACGGATTTAAAGACCTAAAACAAACTCCGACCTGGAAGCTTGCTTATTATGCGGGCGACAGGCTAAAATACAGTTTCTAA